The genomic interval TGCAATAGGTGTTACGACCATTGTCTCAAATGTTAAACCAACTGAAGAACTTAATTTTGTCATTTTTTTAGTTAAACCATACAATCCAAAGCTTAATGCTAAAGTTAATGCAACCCATGGAAACTTACCATAATGAAGTGTCATTAATACCACTCCAATTGCCGCTACGACAAATGATAGCTTTTGCCAAAGATTTAACCTTTCTTTAAAAAAGATCATTCCTAATATGACACTTATTAAAGGGTTTATGTAATAGCCTAAACTCGTCTCAATAATATGACCATTATTAACTGACCAAATATAAACAAACCAATTAAGACTAATTAATAAAGAAGACAAAACTAATGAAAGTAATAGCATTGGTTTTTGAATGATCCTCTTGCTAGCAACCTTTATATTTTTCCATTCCTTATTAAAAGTAAGTAATCCTATCATGAATAAAAATGACCAGAAAACTCTGTGTGCTAGAATCTCCTCTGCTGAAACATTTTCAACCATTTTCCAATATAATGGTAGTATACCCCAAAGAAAATATGATCCTGCTGTATAAAGAATGCCCTGCTTGTATGTATTTAATTGTGGTGTATCCATTTTTTATTCCCTCACTTTTCTTTCACCTAATGAACATTATAAACATGAACGCTTGTGTCCTACAAGCTATTCGCTTTTACTAACGTTTACGGATAAGATGCATATAATGTAAGCACCTAGGTTTTCTGTTAAAGGATGTGAAAAAGATGTTTCCTTGGAATAAGCAATTCCCCTTTGATCAGACGGGTTTTACCCAACATATCAATAAAATGAAACCAAAAGAAGTTGAGAACTATATACAGTCCGTCATGAAGAATGTATTTGGAGGTGATTTTTCACAAGGCTTCCCTTTTCAAGGTGACCTGCAGCAAAAAGAAGTGAGAGAAAATTCTTCGAAACAAGAACATCCAGAGATATTTGAAACAAATGATTATGTTTATGTAAAGCTCCCTATGTCAAAGGAAGAAATTAGTTCTGTTAAAATACAACATACAAACAATCAATTAATCCTCACAAACTACCCAAAGCAATCAGATAACACGAAATATATGCTTCCATCACCAGTAAAAAGAAAAGGAACAAGAGCCAGGTTTGTTGAAGGATATCTTGAAATCCAATTTTTAAAGCTCAATGAATATAATATATCTGAGGTCGATATTACTTATTAATATCTATTTTTAACAAAAAAACTACCTACATTAGCAGGTAGTTTTTTTTATTAGTAAGGATATCCTCCACCATATGGGGGGTAACCATAACCATAACCGTACGGAGATCCGCCATAAGGAGGATAGTAAGGATAATATGGCGGTCTAGGTCTAAAAATTGCAGATCCGACTAAACCACCAAGTAATCCTCCAACAAACGGACCACCAAAAAAGAAACGACCATCAGGATAAGGTCTAGGAAATTTATTGCGCATCATATAAGGTCCCACGAAATTACCTCCTCTAATATTTACCTACACTAAAAAGTATTCATTGAAGGAGTTATTGGAGTGGGCGAATAACTATTTTTAGGTAAATAGTTTAATTTACAGCCTTTAGATTTAAGATGTAAGCTTATTCAGCATAAATCATCTTTTTTGTCATACCCCCGTCAACGACAAGATTGATACCTGTGACAAAATCGTTCTCCTCATCTGTTAAATATAAGCAGGCTTTTGCAACATCACTTGGCTTTCCAACCCTTCCTGAGAAGTGTTGGCTGTGGTCAATTTCTCTTAATAACTCATCATTCCCTGTTTCAATCCAACCTGGAGAGATGGCATTTACTTGAATATGGTCTTCACTAAAGGATGCTGCTAGTGCATGTGTTAAAGCAACTATTCCTCCTTTTGAAGCTGCATATGCCTCAGAGTTTTTTTCAGACATGATCGCTCTTGTGGAAGCTATATTGATGATTTTTCCACCCTTTTTATTTTTTTTCATAATTTTAGCAGCTTCTCTTGAAGCAAACATGACACTTTTTAAATTAGTTGTGAGCACAGTGTCCCAATCATCTTCCGTTATCTCATATGGTGAAATCCATTTGGAAATACCAGCATTATTTATAAGAATATCAATCGTTTCAAATCGATTTACCGCTTCTTTCATTAGTATTTCAATTTCATTCACCTTTGAAACATCTGTCTTGATATAACAAACATTTAATGAACTTTCTTTGTAGTGCTTTTCATTTTTTCTACCTAGATCCTCATCTATATCTGCAATAATAACGTTAAACCCTCTATGAGCGTAGTGATTTACAATTGCATTACCAATACCTTTCGTTCCACCAGTAACAATAACTGTTTTTGGCATAATACCTATTCCTCCTCTCTGGCACAATAAATATCCGCCCATTTTCCGAGTTCTTTCAAAACACCTTCTAAGCTCTTACCTTTATCTGTTAATTGATAGATGACCTTAACAGGAGTATCATCTATAACAATTCTGTCTATTAAGCCTTCATTTTCCAACTCTTTTAGCCGTTCGGATAACATCTTTTGACTAATACTAGGGATAATCTCTGTTAAATCCTTAAACCTTTTGGGACCATCTAATAAAACATGAATGATAATTCCAATCCATCTCTTCCCTAAAACTTGAAAGGCAGATTCCATCTTCGGACAAAGATTATTTTTCACTTTAATCACCCCTTGCTTAAATCTTGACTGATTTTATTACATCTATTATGATATAATTTACGATACAAAACTTACTAAAAGTAAGTATATTACTTTTAGTATAATAGATACAAACAGTTAATACAACTAGGAGGAATTTCTCATGAGTACAACCTATACAGAAGATCTATTTTCAGTGATTTCAGATCGATCATCAGTTAGACACTACGATCCTAAAGTTACGATTACTAAAGAAGAATTATCTGAAATATTATCATATTCATCAAAGGCACCGTCTGCTTGGAACTTACAACATTGGCATTTTACTGTGTTTCTAAGTAAAGAGTCAAAGAAAAAGTTACTTCCAATCGCATATAATCAAAGTCAAATCGTTGAATCATCAGCTGTTATTGCCATATTAGGTGATCTCGAAGCAGATAAAAATACTGATTTAGTGTATGATCCATTAGTGGATGCTGGATTTATGTCAGCAGAGATTAAAGAAACTTTAGCAGGCCAGATTAATCGTGCTTACACTGATAAAGGTTTCGCAAGGGATGCAGCATTTCTTAATGCATCATTAGCAGCAATGCAAGTCATGTTAACTGCTAAAGCAAAAGGATTCGATTCATGTTCTATAGGTGGTTTCAATAAAGAACAATTCATGAAAGAATTTTCCATCTCAACTAGATATGTTCCAATTATGTTAATTACAATTGGTAAGGCAGTAAAACCAGCACACCAAAGTAATCGTTTGGAATTAGATAAAGTAACAACATGGCTATAACAAGATGCTTACTTAGCAAGTTTTGTCCTTCATATATGTATGAAGGACTTTTCTTTTGTCATTTTTAAATGGCTTAGTACTACATTTACGTTAATTACGAATTTTTTTAAAAGTTCTAATTAATATGTTCTTGATCAACAGTATTTAAGGTAAATTAGCCTGATTCACGTATGCATTAACACCAAAATTTATTTGTTCTATGAAATCATTTATATTTTAAATTATTCTCATTAAAAACGAACCCTTTAAATCCAATTATGACACCACATTAAAAAACAGCTCCAAAAATTAATAACATGAAACATGAAATTAATCTTGTGAAGCTGTATTATTGTTATAACTTTTCTTTTAATTCAGAGACTGCTTTTTCTAATTGTGTATCATTCTCTTTTATTTTTGTTGAGATTTGTTCCATCATCTTAAGTGTGGTATCACCAGTCACTATTCCATCTACCTTTAGATCATGCTGTTTTTGAAATTCTTTTACAACATTTTCAGTTGTATGATCAAAATAACCATCTTCTTTTACATTTTCAAAACCAAGTGCCTTTAACATTTGTTGTGCAGCCTTTACCTCAGGTGTAGCATCACCTAATTTAAGAGTGTTTTCAGGATTAATATAAGGTAAGCTTGCATATGCAGGAAGTTTTGCTTTTATATCAGGTTGGATTCCTTTTTCATGAATCCAAGTTCCATCAGGTGTAAGCCATTTTGCAGTCGTATATTTAACAGATGATGTATCTTTAAATGCCCTCGCTGTTTGAATAGTTCCTTTACCGAATGTTTTTTCACCAACTAACGTCACACCTGCTGACTGTTGTAATGCAGCAGCCATTATTTCTCCTGCACTAGCAGTACCGCCATCTACTATGATAGTTATTGGTAAATCGATTGGCTTTTCATTTTCTGATTTATAAACTTCCTTCGATCCATCATTATTTTCTACTTGAAGAATATTCTTACCTTTAGGTACGAATAATTCAGACATTGCCAAAGCTTGATCCATTAAACCACCTGGGTTTTGTCGTAAATCAAGGACTAACCCTTTGACATTTTTGCTTTGTAAATCTGATAATGCTTTTGCCAATTCATCACCGGTAGACTCTGAGAATTTTGTTATTTGAATTTTTCCGATATTACCTTCAATGACATCAGAATAAACAGTTTCAATTGGGATGGTATCACGTGTAATTGTAAATGATAGCTCGCCTACACCTGCTCGTTGTACCAAAAGATTTACTTTTGTTCCCTTTTCACCTCTTATATCCATTACAGCTTCATTCACTGTCAGACCTTCAACCGATTTATCATTTACTTTTAATATGATATCTTTAGGTTTTAGTCCTGCTTCTTCAGCTGGAGAGCCTTTGATTGGAGAAACAATCATAATGTTTCCATTACTCTCTTGGATTTCTGCACCTATCCCCTCAAAAGAGGATGAAATATTCTCACCAAAGCTCTTTGCTTCTTCGACATCCATATAAACTGAATATGGATCTTCGAGGGATTCAACCATTCCTTTAATTGCGCCTTCCACTAGCTTATCAGAATCGATATCCTTGTAATAACCTTCTTGTAAAATGGAATACGTTGACCTTAACTTTTGAAAAGGGTCATCACCCTCGATATTAACTCCCTTAGGAACAATACTATATGTAATCCCCGCCGTAACAATTGCTGTGATAATAATCGTTACGATTAATTTACTATTTTTCACTGTAACACTGCACCACCTTTATGTATGTTCTTATTATGTCTAAGGAAAATAAAAACGTCAACTTTTATGAGAAAAAGAATCAATTAAGAAAGAACAAAGGTTTGCAGTTTTTCTCACTCCAAAAGACCTGTATTGAAATACTTCCTTATATCTAGAAAGACTTTTTATATGTAGAATACAATGAAACTATGTTAATTTTTTACGATTTCGACAAATTTTACGATACTTTTTTATTAATTAATTGTAAAGTTTATTACAACAATGTAAATAAAGGGGGTTTTTACTTTGAACATAACTGAATACATTGGAAAATCTGACCAAGAAATGATTCATTTTTCATTTTCTTTATTGAAAGATATCGATCATAAAATTTCAAGTAAAACATTTTATTATAAAAATCAAGTGTTACGATATATTAACGATTGCATTGATCACTTTATTCATACGTTACATGTAAAATGTTCTCTTCAAAACATTTACAAAGCCGAAATTCACCATCTAATTAAACGTAAATTAACAGATATATATGAAAAACACCATCTCCTAAGCTGTGTCTAATCACCCGCATTTTGTTTCCGCATAAAGTGTGGAAAGGGAACAGAATGGAGGTTTACATTTGAATTATTTAAATTTGTTATCGACATTGGGTATTGGCGGTGCTCATCCTGGTGGAATATTGTTAACAAAAGCCATTTTTGAGAACGAACGTTTTCCTTTAGATAAAGCAATTCTTGATGCTGGATGTGGAACAGGTCAAACAGCTAGTTATTTATATCAATTAGGCTACGATGTAACAGGATTAGATAAAGATTCGCAAATGATTGAACATGCAAAAAAAAGGAATGAACAGTTAAACTTTCAAATTACTTATTTAAATGAAGATCTTGCGCAAACTTCTATTCCAACTAATACGTATGACATAATCTTATGTGAATCTGTTTTAAATTTCACATCACTTCAACACACATTACCTGAAGTCTTTAGGATATTAAAACGTGAAGGTGTGGTCATTGCTATTGAAATGGTTCGAAATGAACATCTAACAAAAGAAGAAGAAATAGAACTTACGACCTTTTATGGTTGTGATTATATTTTTTCCATTGAGGAATGGAAAGAAGAATTTTTGCAAGGAGATTTATCCATTTATAAAATTCTTTCTTATGAGGATCTACAAATTTTAAATAATGATGAACCAACAACGGAATTTACTCCTATTCATTCAATACCAGAAATCACCTATCAACTTCTTTCCGAACATGAAAGACTAACAAATAAATACCAAAATAAACTATCATATCGGATACTTTTTGCAAGAAAATGCTAAATAAGTAAAATATTATGGATTGGCGTACAATCCTTCCCTCTTCTTCTTTCATAAAATGTGTTGAATGAGCGTAAGGGAGGGAAAAAATTGTCACAACACTATTACGATATATGTTGTAGATATCAAGGTAAAGATGTAAGAATTAACGATAGAAATGGTCGAGTACATGTCGGTAGAATTTTAAAAGTTACACGTAATAAAGTGTATATTGAACCTAGGTTACAAAGAGGCGGTTATGGGATTGGTTTTTACGGTGGTTACGGGTATGGTTATGGATACCCATATGGGATAGGGCTAGGATTTATTACTGGTATTGTATTGGGTGGTTTATTGTTCTGGTAATTAAGAAGTTAAAATTTAGAGGGAAGGCTCTATGCCTTCCCTCTAAATTTTAATCCAAGTGCGAAATCGAGTTTACTTTCTTGTATATTGATATGATCTCATCCATCTTCATTCTGACCAATCCGCTTGAGGATGGGGCAACAAAATCGGTGACCCCATTTATGACACTTTCTTTTTGTTTACCCCAATCAGCCTTATTTCTCTGGCTATAATGAAGATAAACGCCTTTTCCTACAAAAAATGCAATTTTCGGCTTATATTTAGAAATCTTTTGTCTAAGAATTTCTCTTCCTTTTTTATATTCTTCAGATGTGATTTCATTTGCCGATTTTGTCGGACGAGATACGATATTTGTAAAACCTATTCCTTTACTTAATAGGCTTACATCTTCTTCAGGTTTATACAATTTGTCCGTAATTCCTGCTTCGTAGATTATTTTCCAAAATCGATTATGTTTATTTGCATAATGATGACAGACTTCTGCAGAAACTAGACTTGGATTAAAACCTATAAAAAGAATAGTTAAGTTATTATTTAATATATCCATTCTGTCATCCATAATATTGTCACCAACTAGATCTTCTTCGCCTTTTTGAAATATTCTTCTAAAGTCAATTCGTTTTTATATATAACAGAAGCCTGTTCTTTCCCTACATAACGTAAATGCCATGGCTCATATTGATATCCGGTTATGGATTCCTTTCCCTTAGGATAACGAATGATGAACCCTGCTCTATGTGCATTTTCTCTCACCCATTGCCCCTCTTTTGTTTCACCAAATTCTTCTACTATTTCTAGGTTTACACTTCTACTAGAAACATCCATTGCTAAACCAGTCTGATGTTCACTTTGTCCTGGTAATGCAACCGCTTGAAGTGCCTGATCTTCACCTTTATCATTTTTTTCAACATTAAAAATACCTTGTTGTCTTGAATAGGAACGATATCCTGATACTGCAAATAACTCAATGTTATCCGCTTCAGCCAGCTTAAATAATTCTTCCAATGCTTTTGCTGCCTCTTCCCGTAAATATCGCTGAGGAACATCAGCCTCACCAAATGAAAATTCAACATTAGGTGTAACTAAATCTGATGGTTCATACTTTTCTGGGAGGGTATATTCTTTATTAACCATTGCAAGAATATTCGTTGGATTATCAATTATTTGGGATCCATTAGCTTTTTTTACTACATTAAAATATTTGGACTCTAATAAAAATTCTTCATCTATTTGATTACCATTATCATTAATACCAAATACATGATTTTCGTCATCATTTTTTTGTCCAGATTGTTTTATTTCCTGCCCTTGTTGATCACCAATAAAGGAAAATCCTTTTGGTAAAGAAAAACTAGTACACGCTGTTAATGATACTGTTAGAAGCAATACCACACTTGATTTTATATAAAACGACATAAAAATCACCCTATCTTATTTCAATACCTGCTAATACTAACATCAAAACACACTGAAAATAAATGATCTTAAGCTACCACTTTCATTTTTACCTTTTTACCTATAGGTTCAAACTTAGATTGAATCATTTTCCTCCGACAAATTTCGCACCTACTTCTTATATTATGTAGTTTTATGTCGTTTTTTTCAACAAAAAAACGTGTGCTTAGCACACGCTAGTCTTTCTTTATTGCTGCATCTAATGCAACAACGATCATATCATTAAAGGTTGTTTGACGTTCATCTGCTGTTGTTTCTTCACCTGTTAAAATGTGATCGCTTACTGTTAATACAGAAAGTGCTTTACGATTAAATTTTGCTGCAAGCGTATATAATGCTGCTGATTCCATTTCAATACCAAGAATTCCATATTGAGCCCATTTTTCTAATTCAGCGTTATCATTGTAAAACATATCTGCTGTAAAGATATTCCCAACTTTCAAGTTTAACCCTTTTTCTAGTCCCGTTTCATATGCTTTTTTTAATAGCTCAAAATTAGCTGTAGGTGCATAATCAACTCCGCCAAATGTTAAACGATTCATTTGTGAGTCTGTTGAAGCACTCATTGCTAATATGACGTCTCTTACTTTTACATCCTTTTGAATTGCACCACATGTACCAACACGTATTAGTGTTTGTACGTCATAACTTCGCATTAACTCATTTATGTATATAGATATTGAAGGAACTCCCATTCCCGTTCCTTGAACAGATATTCTTTCACCTTTATATGTTCCTGTAAAACCCAGCATCCCTCTTACTTCATTATAACATGTCGCATTTTCTAAAAAGGTTTCAGCGATATATTTTGCACGTAATGGATCGCCTGGCAATAAGACAGTTTCTGCTATTTCATTTTCTTTCGCACCTATATGTACACTCATTTATATTACCTCCTACTTGAATAGATCTAAAAGAGCAAACTAACTATACCATAAGCTTAACCAAAATGAAAAGTTTCTCAAACAAATTCAGACATGATCTGTAAGGAATAACAAGCAATTTTTTACAGATTTAATAGTAGAGATTCCGGACAATCTATACTTGATCTATTTTATAGGAGGCTTTTAATTATGAAAAAAAAATTAGAACAAGCAGTTCAACATGCAAATGAAACAAATCCAAGCTCTCGTAATGGAG from Metabacillus sediminilitoris carries:
- the rarD gene encoding EamA family transporter RarD; this encodes MDTPQLNTYKQGILYTAGSYFLWGILPLYWKMVENVSAEEILAHRVFWSFLFMIGLLTFNKEWKNIKVASKRIIQKPMLLLSLVLSSLLISLNWFVYIWSVNNGHIIETSLGYYINPLISVILGMIFFKERLNLWQKLSFVVAAIGVVLMTLHYGKFPWVALTLALSFGLYGLTKKMTKLSSSVGLTFETMVVTPIAGYYLVMMEISGKLEFFSFDLSTTLLLVGAGIVTAVPLLLFASGAQRIPLFMVGVLQYIAPTITLIIGVILFNEPFTNIEVITFSFIWCALLLFTLSNSKYFRKVEVKLTRKNSIGM
- a CDS encoding spore gernimation protein GerT translates to MFPWNKQFPFDQTGFTQHINKMKPKEVENYIQSVMKNVFGGDFSQGFPFQGDLQQKEVRENSSKQEHPEIFETNDYVYVKLPMSKEEISSVKIQHTNNQLILTNYPKQSDNTKYMLPSPVKRKGTRARFVEGYLEIQFLKLNEYNISEVDITY
- a CDS encoding SDR family oxidoreductase, whose translation is MGIMPKTVIVTGGTKGIGNAIVNHYAHRGFNVIIADIDEDLGRKNEKHYKESSLNVCYIKTDVSKVNEIEILMKEAVNRFETIDILINNAGISKWISPYEITEDDWDTVLTTNLKSVMFASREAAKIMKKNKKGGKIINIASTRAIMSEKNSEAYAASKGGIVALTHALAASFSEDHIQVNAISPGWIETGNDELLREIDHSQHFSGRVGKPSDVAKACLYLTDEENDFVTGINLVVDGGMTKKMIYAE
- a CDS encoding winged helix-turn-helix transcriptional regulator — its product is MKNNLCPKMESAFQVLGKRWIGIIIHVLLDGPKRFKDLTEIIPSISQKMLSERLKELENEGLIDRIVIDDTPVKVIYQLTDKGKSLEGVLKELGKWADIYCAREEE
- a CDS encoding nitroreductase family protein, with protein sequence MSTTYTEDLFSVISDRSSVRHYDPKVTITKEELSEILSYSSKAPSAWNLQHWHFTVFLSKESKKKLLPIAYNQSQIVESSAVIAILGDLEADKNTDLVYDPLVDAGFMSAEIKETLAGQINRAYTDKGFARDAAFLNASLAAMQVMLTAKAKGFDSCSIGGFNKEQFMKEFSISTRYVPIMLITIGKAVKPAHQSNRLELDKVTTWL
- a CDS encoding S41 family peptidase, whose protein sequence is MKNSKLIVTIIITAIVTAGITYSIVPKGVNIEGDDPFQKLRSTYSILQEGYYKDIDSDKLVEGAIKGMVESLEDPYSVYMDVEEAKSFGENISSSFEGIGAEIQESNGNIMIVSPIKGSPAEEAGLKPKDIILKVNDKSVEGLTVNEAVMDIRGEKGTKVNLLVQRAGVGELSFTITRDTIPIETVYSDVIEGNIGKIQITKFSESTGDELAKALSDLQSKNVKGLVLDLRQNPGGLMDQALAMSELFVPKGKNILQVENNDGSKEVYKSENEKPIDLPITIIVDGGTASAGEIMAAALQQSAGVTLVGEKTFGKGTIQTARAFKDTSSVKYTTAKWLTPDGTWIHEKGIQPDIKAKLPAYASLPYINPENTLKLGDATPEVKAAQQMLKALGFENVKEDGYFDHTTENVVKEFQKQHDLKVDGIVTGDTTLKMMEQISTKIKENDTQLEKAVSELKEKL
- a CDS encoding class I SAM-dependent methyltransferase — its product is MNYLNLLSTLGIGGAHPGGILLTKAIFENERFPLDKAILDAGCGTGQTASYLYQLGYDVTGLDKDSQMIEHAKKRNEQLNFQITYLNEDLAQTSIPTNTYDIILCESVLNFTSLQHTLPEVFRILKREGVVIAIEMVRNEHLTKEEEIELTTFYGCDYIFSIEEWKEEFLQGDLSIYKILSYEDLQILNNDEPTTEFTPIHSIPEITYQLLSEHERLTNKYQNKLSYRILFARKC
- a CDS encoding mismatch-specific DNA-glycosylase; protein product: MDDRMDILNNNLTILFIGFNPSLVSAEVCHHYANKHNRFWKIIYEAGITDKLYKPEEDVSLLSKGIGFTNIVSRPTKSANEITSEEYKKGREILRQKISKYKPKIAFFVGKGVYLHYSQRNKADWGKQKESVINGVTDFVAPSSSGLVRMKMDEIISIYKKVNSISHLD
- a CDS encoding M15 family metallopeptidase, with product MSFYIKSSVVLLLTVSLTACTSFSLPKGFSFIGDQQGQEIKQSGQKNDDENHVFGINDNGNQIDEEFLLESKYFNVVKKANGSQIIDNPTNILAMVNKEYTLPEKYEPSDLVTPNVEFSFGEADVPQRYLREEAAKALEELFKLAEADNIELFAVSGYRSYSRQQGIFNVEKNDKGEDQALQAVALPGQSEHQTGLAMDVSSRSVNLEIVEEFGETKEGQWVRENAHRAGFIIRYPKGKESITGYQYEPWHLRYVGKEQASVIYKNELTLEEYFKKAKKI
- the deoD gene encoding purine-nucleoside phosphorylase — translated: MSVHIGAKENEIAETVLLPGDPLRAKYIAETFLENATCYNEVRGMLGFTGTYKGERISVQGTGMGVPSISIYINELMRSYDVQTLIRVGTCGAIQKDVKVRDVILAMSASTDSQMNRLTFGGVDYAPTANFELLKKAYETGLEKGLNLKVGNIFTADMFYNDNAELEKWAQYGILGIEMESAALYTLAAKFNRKALSVLTVSDHILTGEETTADERQTTFNDMIVVALDAAIKKD